The Scyliorhinus canicula chromosome 13, sScyCan1.1, whole genome shotgun sequence genome contains a region encoding:
- the LOC119976710 gene encoding uncharacterized protein LOC119976710 — protein sequence MNSSNETSDYILNVVKTSIYLTDFIVTSMCSHIIISTVQQELELKRETRYFLLCQHLIYASIYFALCTLTNGLRLFSINSPRILCWILFAFQITFAQCIMLTLTLMSLNACIAICWPLRYTSLVDSTNKKITAIMWVLAVQNPLWSTVYQSLNVSLTDIIENDNSCPNPMNGFASRQIGIASILLCFTLIVLCYCLIYREGKRSGHFVTSNVQAQKTIFIHGVQLSFFIVPVLITIGLGKRPKLTTFYVINTVIFSAAQCLSPVVHGLRCKELRNKLTKTKFCCCTFKNGKRNDGVFQLNANLAGSTVTDTQSNVCNP from the coding sequence ATGAACAGCTCCAATGAGACTTCTGATTACATTTTAAATGTGGTGAAGACTTCAATTTATCTGACTGATTTTATTGTCACTAGTATGTGCAGTCACATAATAATAAGTACTGTGCAGCAAGAGTTGGAGTTAAAGCGTGAGACCAGATACTTCCTCCTGTGCCAACATCTCATTTATGCTTCTATATATTTTGCCCTGTGCACCCTAACAAATGGTTTGCGACTCTTCAGTATCAACTCACCCAGGATTCTTTGCTGGATCCTGTTTGCATTTCAAATAACATTCGCACAATGCATAATGCTAACTTTAACTCTAATGTCCTTGAACGCTTGTATAGCTATCTGTTGGCCTTTGCGATATACTTCACTTGTTGATTCAACAAATAAGAAAATAACTGCAATAATGTGGGTGTTAGCGGTGCAGAATCCATTGTGGTCAACAGTATATCAAAGCCTGAATGTCTCTTTGACAGACATAATTGAAAACGACAATAGCTGCCCTAATCCAATGAATGGCTTTGCTTCAAGACAAATTGGAATCGCATCTATCCTCCTGTGTTTCACCTTGATTGTGTTGTGCTACTGTTTGATATACAGAGAAGGAAAAAGGTCTGGACACTTTGTCACCTCAAATGTTCAAGCACAGAAGACTATTTTTATTCATGGTGTGCAATTAAGCTTTTTCATTGTTCCGGTTTTGATCACAATTGGACTTGGTAAAAGGCCTAAACTGACAACGTTCTATGTGATCAATACTGTCATTTTCTCAGCAGCTCAGTGTCTTAGTCCTGTGGTCCATGGCCTCAGATGTAAAGAGCTTCGAAATAAGTTAACTAAGACCAAATTCTGCTGCTGCACTTTTAAAAATGGGAAGAGAAATGATGGTGTTTTTCAGCTGAATGCAAACCTTGCTGGTAGTACTGTGACTGATACACAGAGCAACGTCTGCAATCCCTGA